Within the Candidatus Methylomirabilis sp. genome, the region ACATCCTGACCCTCGTGGAAAAAGCACAGGCGAGGGTGGATCAAAAACAAGCCCTGGACCTGGCGAAGAAACTTCGATCCGAGGGCTTTACGCTGGAGGATTTTCGCTTACAACTCCAGCAACTGAAGGACCTTGGGCCCCTCGATCAGGTGATGGATATGATCCCGGGGTTGTCACGGCAGAAGGGCCTGGCTGACACCTTTGCAGCAGAGCGGGAGTTCAAGCAGGCTGAGGCGATTATTAACTCGATGACCCGCAAGGAGCGCGAGATTCCCGAGGTCATCAATGGGAACCGGCGCCTGCGGATCGCCGCTGGAAGCGGCACATCTGTGGCGGACGTGAATCGTCTGCTCAAGCAGTTCGTCCAGGCCAGGAAACTGATGAAACATGTCATGCCGGGGGGTAGTGGGGCGAGAGGGAAAATGGCAAAGCGCCTTCGGTCCTTTATGGGAGCGTGACGGCGAGCGGATGAGGGGGAGACAAAGATGGCTGTAAAGATCAAATTGCGGCGGATGGGGGCAAAGCAGCACGCCTTCTATCGCCTGGTCGTGGGAGACTCACTGGCTGCAGGGGGCGGTAAGGTACTGGAAACCCTGGGTACCTACGATCCCCACGGGGAGCAGCCTGCGCTCTCCGTGCAGGCGGAGCGTGCATTGCATTGGTTGCAACGGGGCGCTGAACCTACCGACAGCGCCAGACAGCTTTTGCGGCGGGCAGGTGTCATGCGGCAATTGGCCGAATTGAAGGCCGCAGGCAAGGGTCAATAACCCTGGGTTCGTGACCAAAGCATAACGCACCGGAAGGAGGGAAGATGGAAGACGGTCCGTCAGTTCCGAGTCAGGATACCATGGAGGAAGCGAAGGCGCTCAAAGAGCTGGTAGAACGGATGGCCATGGCGCTGGTGGACAGTCCGGACCAAGTGACCGTCGATGCGGCAGAGGAGGACAATGCGTTGGTCCTCCGCCTGCGAGTGGCCTCCTCCGATGTCGGCAGGGTGATCGGAAAGCAGGGCCGGACGGC harbors:
- the rpsP gene encoding 30S ribosomal protein S16, whose product is MAVKIKLRRMGAKQHAFYRLVVGDSLAAGGGKVLETLGTYDPHGEQPALSVQAERALHWLQRGAEPTDSARQLLRRAGVMRQLAELKAAGKGQ
- a CDS encoding KH domain-containing protein encodes the protein MEDGPSVPSQDTMEEAKALKELVERMAMALVDSPDQVTVDAAEEDNALVLRLRVASSDVGRVIGKQGRTAKAMRTVLHAIAARSKRRAVLEILE